The Sander vitreus isolate 19-12246 chromosome 24, sanVit1, whole genome shotgun sequence genome segment catgttaaatttggaacccacgatcagatttgaaaccaaatcctccaaacgattccaataaagaaacgattccactggaatcgtaatttttgaaacgattccaagtaggaatcggttctcgatgcccaatcctaaccAAGAGGACAACAGCTCCTTATAATTTTCCACATTGTCCATGGCAGCCATTACAGCTTCACTACTtccatttttacatttcacaataaaagcccaactCAAGTACACTCAGCATTTGCTAAAAGGCATTTTAACAAAATGGCTTACAATAGCCTTGGGTGACATTCTCACTCATCCTCTGCCCTCTCGGCCCTGCTGCTCTTGGTTGTCTTTTCCAGTTTGAGTTCCTGAAGAATATCTCCAGCACACtaataacaacaacacacaacaaaaactgCCCATGCAGCAGAATGATTCCGTTTCTGTTGGCATCGGAAGAGCAAAAATGAGCAAAGGCACCACCAGTCTGTGTTTGTCCTTCAGCGCAGGTTCTGGAGGATCCCCGCCGGCCACATCCTCCCTGCCGCAGCCTCGGCCTCGGCCTCTCTCTGCTGCAGTCCTTCGGCCGTATACTCTGGCTCGAATAAATATGGCTGAATATCCGAGTCAGCCAAGACACTGTAAAATGCATCATCGCCCATAATATCATCAGCGCTAATATTTTTGGGATGCCATTTTTAGCTGTTGGAAACGCAGAGCGTTTGCAATACAGTTCAAGGGAAGAAAACAAGAGAGTTCCGTTTTTGAGCAGCATCTAGAGCGCCACCCAGAGCACGCCCCCTGGCTACTTGGAGCCGAAATCCAAGCTGAATAGCCTGTAGTTCTTCCTTGCCTCCAACTACATCCCTGTCATGTCACTGGATGCAGGAAGAACGACCCGTTTTGCCGCCGCAAACTTAGCGTTCGCTGTCAATATAGCACGCATTGAGGAATTTATTGCTTCAGTCAACTGCATTTGCCATCCACAGTGATTAGAAATCCacgttaacccttgtgttgtcttcaccgTCGTCCATGAGCGTGtcattctgggtcaaaattgaaaaatgtgggggttttttggctctttttgatcctttttatataaaaaaaactttgaaaactggtcagatttgacccgaggacaacacaagggttaaaaagtcgcacattttttctttttttgtttttaagaaatTATTGAAAATGTGAATCCATAATCAAAATACTTGCGTTTTGtgtcaattgattaattgacctattgtttcagctctactttTGATTTCATATCATTTGCGTTTCAGTCGCTGCTCTTTCATTCTTCGGCGTTGTGCACATATTCCGAGATTAGGTTAGATTCTGTAGGTGACCAAATGTGCAGCCTTTCTTCAGTTACGGCTTGAAACGGCCAACTTTTCCGAGTCGGCTTCCAAAGTTTACAACGGTAACGTGTATCCGTCTGTCCACAGGCATTGCTCTGCTCTACCTGCACCTCCACAACGTGTTCAGGGACACCTCCTTGCTCCAGAGAGCTCTGGAATATGTGAGCCGCAGTCTGAAGTGCTTGACCCGACGTCATGACGTCACCTTCCTATGTGGAGATGCAGGGCCCCTGGCTATCGCTGCTGTGGTCTACCATCGCCTGCAGAGGGTGCAAGAGACTGATGAGTGCATCAACAGGTCAGTCGGGAATACCTATATATATGCCGTATGGGTTTTTTAGGTATTTGATAGTTATGGTTTCTTAGATATATAATTCCatactttttccttttttgtaaatttttttgCTTCTTATGTTTCGTATTACAGGCTTGTAATGAATTGATCCCGATCACATTGTGTCACATTTAAGAAAGATATTAGTCTTAGGTTTTCTTTGCCAGACATAGTATTCTGCAAACAGAGAAATCTATTAAATTTGGTGGTGGTTTTGCACTCTAGGTACTTATAATATGCAGTTTATGTAGTTTGCAAAGGTATTATTACTCTGCTAAATATGGACATATAGAGCTGCGAAATTTTTTAGCTAcaattttctatatatataaaatatgatcaCGCTTATAGATCAAATATATAATGCaacatacatttcttttttgcacCAGTGTATTTTCTTTAATATAGTTTCACTAGAAATAATGATGCTATTAGAGCatgctatttcattttttttctttttgaacaaTCGGTGTTGTTTTCCAAAAGTAGTGAAATGCACTCACATGTCGCTGCAACAGTGTTTGGGAACATGCTGCTTAAACTAAATGCTTGTGATTGGTCAGACTGTTTATCTGTGGCCACTTGATTGGATGAACCAGAGCATTACTTCAAACACAATGGGTGAATATCGCTCCTGATCCAGAGGTAGGATTGTGCTCACATTTATtatactattattttttttgtacaccGTTATGGGTCATCATGGATAGTTCATTCACGATGTATGTGACATATCACAATAGTCGGTCACTCATGACACAAGGTCCTCCTGATTCATGAACACTGTCTCTCCTGTGCTACTCTCCCAGACTGCTGCAGTTTCACCAGAATGTGGTGAAAGGTGTAGGCGGGCTGCCTGATGAGCTGCTCTATGGGCGGATGGGTTACCTCTACTCCCTCGTCTTCATCAACCAGCAGCTTGGGCAAGACAGGATCCCACTGCAGTACATCCAGCAGGTATGGTTAGAAACGGGGCACAGTCTGACAGAAATTGCACCGTAATGTGCGGTGGTACAGAAGGACTGGCTGACTGATCATCCATGACTTCTTAGGCAGTACTGTCCTTAATGGTACATACAAAGATCTTTTATACAGTAACCGTAGACAAAGAGGCCATTGAACCAAATTGGATGAAGGAGTTGGGAATAACTTCAAGAAAAAGACGTGATGTTAAAAACTTAAATGTAAACGTGGAACAGAATTATGGGAAGTATCACTTTTCAGGAGACTTTTCAGGTTATCATCCTGCTTCTTCAACGTCTAGtttgctgccccccccccccagcagtcTTGATTTACTGCTGGCTGCTTATCTGCTCGCTCTTGTACAGGTTAGGTGTGTTTGTGAGGCGGGATGTGTTGTTTCCATCCTCAGATCAGCGAGTCCGTGCTGGTGTCAGGCGAGCAGCTCAGCAGGAAGTTCAGGGTCCAGAACCACAGCCCTCTGATGTTCGAGTGGTACCAGGAGCAGTACGTCGGTGCCGCCCACGGCCTCGCAGGCATCTACTACTACCTCATGCAGGTAAAACTGCTCTCTGAAACTATAAAAACCTATCAACATGCCCATCTCGGGTTGCcagagcccaagatgacattttaaaatagcttattttgtctgaccaacactCCAAAAGCTAAGGATATTGAATTTACAATACGATATATAACAAAGGAAAGAAGTAAACACTCACCATTGAGAAGCCAGAAGTGTATTTGGCAATTTTGCTTGATAGAGCACTCCAATTGTTGATGAATTTATGAAACGACTTATAACTTTAATCAGCCCAGTGTGATATGATTATGATTGTGCCTATCAGGCTAGGTTAGGTGGGCTCAAAAGTTGATTTCAGACTACTACTTCTTTTTCTGTTGTCAAACTACCAAAATTGCCCCACGTTTGATTCTTCCACCTCCTTACTCCTCCACTCATCTGTAAACACGGTGCGATCTCTTCCTTCCCTTGCAGCCCGGCTTCGTCTGTGTGGAGGAGTACGTGCACAGGCTGGTGAAGCCCAGTGTCGACCACGTCTGCCGTCTCAAATTCCCCACAGGCAACTACCCTCCCTGTATCGGAGACGATCGTGACCTGCTGGTGCACTGGTGCCACGGATCCCCAGGGGTGGTCTACATGCTCCTGCAGGCATACAAGGTACGCGCCGAGGGAGTTGGGAGttcgttttgaaaaatgtgagaCATCCACTATCTATGCGTTTACAAAAGgtcattcacgaggtgcttctCATGTCGCTGAAATTGCCTCCTcgagatagctcagttggtagagcgggcgcccatgtatagaggtttactcctcgacgcagcggggcTGGGTTctactccgacctgtggccctttgcggCATGTCGTTTGtcagacgccagccaccacctcacttctgtttactgatagctatcgtttacctcaggctaattcattagctagtaagtggcgatttttttttttggcagccGGCCTTCCAAAAGAGagaacaatgaaattaaataaccgatcattaaccgttgaccgacaagcagaaaacggagtctcagttcaccgtccgggagcctctgacacactttccgcactccgtgtccgcgggcagctgtaggcttgtaccgttgttgttctgtgcattgtcggacacatgcagccactttgcTGAAACCGCTTGCaagactgacaagtccacagcggcgtgtatgtccgagcctgtctccaccgcctccgcctgcaggttgtcaactgtgtgctttGGCATGaatgggagaaaacaggacggCGACGGCGGATATCACTCgtatactttatttatttttttgacggCGGCTCTCTCTCCCGCCTccccacacaaagaccatgcgactgacaagagggttcattcctcgttacgctaaggaaccgagactggtcatccagtctctttggtagagagagagaaggaaaacaaacaagcatgcaaatggaaattatcgcaGCCGTAAAAATTATCGAGCTACTTTTCGTTATCGTgcgatttattgactatcgcgacaggcctactccttcagctgcacggcttccgtgaaggctgctctcgtgcgtcctcgcctatagctcctcaaTGATCCCTCCTCAGTGCTCGGTCCTctgggcagaaataagagctttgagacggccttcaccgaggagggacagaacagcTTCCGGTTCAGctgaggagtcgaggagctatcaaataagggccaTGAGATGCAGCTATGGAGTCCAATCGTTTAGAGAATAAGAAGAGAGCTCATCGACAGAGTCATAGGGCCATCTTGTGGTGAAGTTTAGtcaatttctgtttttaatcttaAAGGCAATGTATTGTATGACATTTATTTAGCTGCTTGCAATGTCAGGTGATTCATATGAATTTCGAAAATGGCTCcacaaatgttcttttttttttttttccatttcctatTGTGAAGTTTTGAACAAACGTGCTCACACACCCTGAGGAAGGCTCAAGCcgacatatatttttaaggtcTTGCCCATATTCATTaaaggccttttttttaaatctctttttgTACCATCCTTGAGTGCCTGGACATGATTTATGACTTTCTTGGTAATAATTCTTCCTTTTTGTGAAACATGCTTGattaagtttattttgaacatgttaaaaagaaatgtaaaagacAAATAAGAACGTGTACATTTCAGTACGAGCAAGAAAACCAACAAAATACTCAGCAAACGTAATTTTCAGTGGATATTGtaaattgtaaatgattcaaataaggatttccatgtttaaaaaaaaggaactttTCTAGCCGtacccactttttttttttaatccttaacATCAAtccttacattttaatttcacttccttttttctttttttttctccctttgtcGCAGG includes the following:
- the lancl1 gene encoding glutathione S-transferase LANCL1 → MDTRAWRNPYHDYDGNPASTQALFDCQGKLTAEFAQRLSSKISELLAVMENGLKSADPRDCTSYTGWAGIALLYLHLHNVFRDTSLLQRALEYVSRSLKCLTRRHDVTFLCGDAGPLAIAAVVYHRLQRVQETDECINRLLQFHQNVVKGVGGLPDELLYGRMGYLYSLVFINQQLGQDRIPLQYIQQISESVLVSGEQLSRKFRVQNHSPLMFEWYQEQYVGAAHGLAGIYYYLMQPGFVCVEEYVHRLVKPSVDHVCRLKFPTGNYPPCIGDDRDLLVHWCHGSPGVVYMLLQAYKAFGVPQYLEDALQCGEVVWHCGLLKKGYGLCHGAAGNAYTFLALYRLTQDPKHLYRACMFADWCMNYGKHGCRTPDTPFSLFEGMAGTIYFLADILQPMKARFPAFEV